From the Cryptomeria japonica chromosome 2, Sugi_1.0, whole genome shotgun sequence genome, one window contains:
- the LOC131042594 gene encoding polygalacturonase yields MAMKFILAMPILALLITLSAAAAEEAQSAQSILDSDNDQYLKLKTVVNSDDSAATVFNIEEYGAVGDGKHERKLRSPRDPRHPKPNTGRDPQHG; encoded by the exons ATGGCCATGAAATTTATTCTTGCCATGCCCATTTTGGCCTTGCTAATCACATTAAGCGCAGCAGCAGCAGAAGAAGCTCAATCTGCACAAAGCATTTTAGACAGTGATAACGACCAGTATTTGAAATTAAAAACAGTTGTTAATTCTGATGATTCCGCTGCCACTGTTTTCAATATAGAAGAATATGGCGCAGTTGGCGATGGAAAGCATGAG AGAAAACTGCGGAGTCCTCGCGATCCTCGCCATCCCAAGCCTAATACAGGACGCGATCCACAACATGGTTAA